A window of the Vibrio fluvialis genome harbors these coding sequences:
- a CDS encoding MATE family efflux transporter — protein MSVVSQVLHYTKGDFLRRLVAIALPISLQSIMFSSRGLVDVLMLGQLGEAEIAAVGVAARATFVTTIMLVGVTTGGALLTAQYWGAANKQGVRESTALTWLVSMFFAMFTVALFLFFPTQIMGLTTDSARVNELGTEYLVITSFSMFAVACVSSMAVGLRAMHKPGISTFFSGIGILSNVFLNWILIFGKFGFPAMGIQGAAIATLLSGFIEVVTLYGYLYGKHHLLAFHLGDMRAVLVWHTIARFLKLSLPTTFNFLSWAGGLFAYHAIMGQTGVQGLAALSVMTPVESISLSLLIGMSNAAAVLVGNQLGAKNYDAVYYQAIGITILSFVVGIVVAMLLFVIQIPILNSFSALTVETRELAEKFIMILSLGIVLRSIPMTVIVGVLRAGGDVKFCLGQDMIAQWLIGIPLAAFAAIYLNVKPEWIYLLFLTEEVVKWFGSSWRMKSKKWMRNLIEN, from the coding sequence TTGTCTGTTGTCTCTCAAGTTTTACATTACACAAAGGGTGATTTTCTCCGCCGCTTAGTCGCGATTGCGCTGCCGATCAGTCTGCAAAGTATCATGTTTTCCAGCCGTGGTCTGGTGGATGTGCTGATGTTAGGCCAACTTGGGGAAGCCGAAATTGCGGCGGTGGGTGTTGCAGCTCGCGCCACCTTTGTGACCACTATTATGTTAGTCGGGGTCACGACGGGCGGTGCGCTACTTACCGCGCAGTACTGGGGAGCCGCCAATAAACAAGGGGTTCGGGAAAGCACCGCGCTCACCTGGCTGGTATCGATGTTCTTTGCCATGTTCACGGTGGCGCTGTTTCTGTTCTTCCCAACGCAGATCATGGGGCTGACAACTGATTCAGCACGGGTCAACGAGTTGGGTACAGAGTATCTGGTGATTACTTCATTCAGTATGTTCGCGGTTGCCTGTGTGAGCAGTATGGCTGTTGGACTGCGTGCGATGCACAAACCAGGTATCAGCACTTTCTTCAGTGGCATCGGCATTTTATCGAACGTATTTCTCAACTGGATTCTGATCTTCGGTAAGTTCGGCTTTCCGGCGATGGGAATTCAAGGGGCAGCGATTGCGACTCTGCTCAGTGGTTTTATTGAAGTTGTGACACTTTATGGCTATCTGTACGGCAAGCATCATCTGCTGGCATTCCATCTGGGTGATATGCGCGCGGTTCTGGTTTGGCACACTATCGCACGTTTTCTGAAGTTGTCTCTGCCGACCACATTTAACTTCCTGAGTTGGGCCGGAGGGCTGTTTGCTTACCACGCGATCATGGGGCAAACCGGTGTGCAGGGGCTCGCGGCACTATCGGTGATGACGCCGGTAGAGTCCATCTCACTCAGCCTGTTGATCGGTATGTCTAATGCGGCCGCTGTGCTGGTCGGGAACCAGCTGGGCGCGAAAAATTACGATGCGGTCTATTATCAGGCCATTGGCATTACGATATTGAGCTTTGTGGTCGGCATTGTTGTGGCGATGCTGCTGTTTGTGATACAGATTCCGATCCTGAACTCGTTTAGTGCTCTAACGGTTGAAACCCGCGAACTGGCAGAGAAATTCATCATGATTCTGAGTCTGGGTATCGTGTTGCGTTCGATCCCAATGACGGTGATCGTCGGGGTACTGCGTGCGGGCGGGGATGTGAAATTCTGCCTTGGGCAGGACATGATTGCCCAGTGGCTAATCGGTATTCCACTGGCGGCTTTCGCAGCAATTTACCTGAATGTGAAACCAGAGTGGATTTATCTGCTGTTTTTGACCGAAGAAGTCGTCAAATGGTTTGGCTCTTCCTGGCGTATGAAGAGCAAGAAGTGGATGCGGAATTTGATCGAAAACTAG
- a CDS encoding ABC transporter permease, with protein MLWPVVKALLGHYRRYPLQIFLVWLGLTLSVSLLVGVTAINQHARQSYEHGEKLFSNPLPYRIRTKHIANKIPQGFYVQLRRDGFNQCAPFDSYRLTTKSGTDMTLLGIDPVAMLPLGNGKTLSEMHTLTLMSPPYPIMVSQDFASIQGWSDGDFIELDDGAKLGPVLIDNDNLINGTRVIADLSLVRMLKKSSGLSVIACSDMPAEKLEALKNALPNGMTLVRSSRSELESLTNAFHMNLTAMAMLSFLVGLFIFYQAMSLSLIQRQPLVGILRQTGVSGWQLAKALSLELLGLVILSWLCGNAFGLILANKLIPSVSASLANLYDANVGLSISWDWSWSSYSLFLATFGAFASCAWPLIRLLKSQPIRLTTRLSLVRFAGSEFTLQALVACGLFIAALAVYQAPKSQSSGFAIIALMLLSVALITPFLIWKVFNSFSYTLRWVKVRWFFADAAASMSYRGVATMAFMLAMAANIGVETMVGSFRDTTEKWLTQRLAADVYLYPTNSSASRMSDWLVKQPEVKDVWWRWEKDFSTDKGVLQVVSTGASDGELDSLTVKLGVPNYWYHLHHSRGVMISESMAIKLGIRPGDYIDLSMPLGQGWLVVGVYYDYGNPYNQVLMSHRNWLYAFAGTGNVALAVKLKEGIHGEGLKKRLDTVFRLDSERVFDNTGIHNQAMRVFDRTFAIAGTLGNITLLIAVCGIFFATLAGEVSRQRHISLLRCLGVSGKELVVIGALQLFVFGAITLMIAMPLGIALAKLVVDVVIRQSFGWTIELQLIPAAYAHTALWSMFALIIAGALPVIRLVRQPAMKSLRDAL; from the coding sequence ATGTTATGGCCCGTAGTTAAAGCACTACTTGGGCATTACCGTCGCTACCCACTGCAAATTTTCTTAGTTTGGCTGGGCCTTACGCTCAGTGTCTCCTTATTAGTTGGTGTAACCGCGATTAACCAGCATGCTCGTCAAAGCTATGAGCATGGTGAAAAACTATTCTCAAATCCTCTTCCGTATCGCATTCGAACCAAACATATCGCCAACAAAATCCCACAGGGCTTTTATGTCCAGTTGCGCCGTGATGGCTTTAACCAGTGTGCTCCTTTCGATAGCTACCGTCTGACAACAAAATCCGGCACTGACATGACCTTGCTTGGCATCGACCCCGTGGCGATGCTGCCTCTGGGCAATGGCAAAACCCTCAGCGAAATGCATACGCTAACCTTGATGTCGCCGCCGTATCCGATCATGGTCAGTCAGGATTTTGCGTCGATTCAGGGCTGGTCTGATGGCGACTTTATTGAATTGGACGATGGCGCCAAGCTGGGCCCGGTACTGATTGACAATGACAACCTGATCAACGGCACGCGAGTGATTGCCGATTTGTCGTTGGTTCGCATGCTGAAAAAGAGCTCGGGTTTATCGGTGATTGCGTGCAGCGATATGCCCGCTGAGAAGCTTGAAGCCCTAAAGAATGCATTACCAAACGGCATGACGCTGGTTCGCAGCAGCCGTTCTGAACTGGAATCGTTAACCAATGCCTTCCACATGAACCTGACGGCGATGGCGATGCTGTCGTTTTTGGTTGGGTTATTCATCTTTTATCAGGCGATGTCGTTGTCACTGATTCAGCGCCAGCCACTGGTCGGCATACTGCGTCAGACCGGTGTTTCTGGCTGGCAACTGGCTAAAGCGCTGTCTCTTGAGCTGTTAGGTCTGGTGATTTTAAGCTGGTTGTGCGGCAATGCGTTTGGTCTGATTCTGGCGAATAAGTTGATCCCATCGGTATCGGCCAGTTTAGCCAATCTCTATGACGCGAATGTTGGCCTTTCAATTAGTTGGGATTGGTCATGGAGCAGCTACAGTCTGTTTCTGGCCACGTTTGGGGCTTTTGCCTCATGTGCCTGGCCACTCATTCGTTTGCTTAAATCTCAGCCGATCCGCCTGACGACACGTCTGTCACTGGTACGCTTTGCCGGATCGGAATTTACTCTGCAAGCGCTGGTAGCATGCGGCCTGTTTATCGCGGCACTGGCGGTTTATCAGGCGCCAAAATCCCAGTCTTCCGGTTTTGCAATTATTGCCTTGATGCTGTTGAGTGTGGCACTGATTACGCCGTTCCTTATCTGGAAAGTGTTTAACAGTTTTTCGTACACGCTGCGCTGGGTCAAAGTTCGCTGGTTTTTCGCGGATGCGGCCGCGAGCATGAGTTATCGCGGCGTGGCGACCATGGCCTTTATGCTGGCTATGGCGGCCAATATCGGCGTCGAAACCATGGTTGGCAGCTTCCGTGACACCACAGAGAAATGGTTGACGCAGCGACTGGCTGCTGACGTGTATCTCTATCCAACCAACAGCTCGGCATCAAGAATGAGTGATTGGCTGGTCAAACAACCGGAAGTCAAAGATGTTTGGTGGCGTTGGGAAAAAGATTTCTCTACCGACAAAGGTGTACTGCAAGTCGTCAGTACTGGAGCTTCGGATGGTGAACTTGATTCACTGACCGTCAAGCTGGGCGTGCCGAACTATTGGTACCATTTACATCATTCACGTGGGGTGATGATCAGCGAGTCAATGGCCATTAAATTGGGAATTCGCCCCGGTGATTATATTGATCTCTCGATGCCTCTGGGGCAGGGCTGGCTGGTGGTTGGCGTCTACTACGACTACGGAAACCCTTACAATCAGGTGCTGATGTCTCATCGCAACTGGCTGTATGCCTTTGCCGGAACGGGCAACGTTGCACTGGCCGTCAAACTGAAAGAAGGTATTCATGGTGAAGGGTTGAAAAAACGTCTGGATACCGTTTTCCGTTTGGATTCTGAACGTGTGTTCGACAACACGGGTATTCACAATCAGGCGATGCGCGTTTTTGACCGTACCTTTGCGATTGCCGGTACGCTGGGCAATATCACTCTCTTGATTGCAGTGTGCGGCATTTTCTTCGCCACGCTGGCTGGTGAAGTTTCTCGCCAACGACATATCTCTTTGCTGCGTTGCTTGGGGGTGTCTGGTAAAGAGTTGGTAGTGATTGGTGCGTTGCAGCTGTTTGTGTTTGGTGCCATCACGCTCATGATCGCGATGCCGCTCGGAATTGCATTGGCAAAACTGGTGGTGGACGTAGTGATTCGGCAATCATTTGGTTGGACAATTGAACTGCAATTGATCCCTGCTGCATATGCCCATACGGCTTTATGGTCGATGTTTGCGCTGATCATCGCAGGAGCACTGCCCGTTATTCGTTTGGTTAGGCAGCCAGCAATGAAGTCGTTAAGGGATGCGCTGTAA
- a CDS encoding OmpA family protein, which produces MSYSAVASDQYDYIETPKADQIADLQDDDNDGVVNARDICPGTPEGAEIDNDGCGEVVRNSAKRQLHILFANDSYEINPVFADQIQSMAEFLKTYQSASIEIQGYTSKVGTNEYNQELSQKRAEAVEKKLLSYGISPKRVRIVGYGETRLIDNGDSNSAHAVNRRVTATVVGLKEKVVEEWTIFSTLKK; this is translated from the coding sequence ATGTCCTACTCTGCGGTGGCGAGTGACCAATATGATTACATCGAAACGCCTAAAGCTGATCAGATTGCCGACTTGCAGGACGACGACAATGACGGAGTGGTCAATGCCCGAGACATCTGCCCGGGTACGCCTGAGGGCGCTGAAATTGACAATGATGGTTGTGGCGAAGTGGTGCGCAATTCTGCGAAGCGCCAGTTGCACATCTTGTTCGCAAACGACTCCTATGAAATTAACCCGGTTTTCGCAGACCAGATTCAGTCGATGGCTGAATTTTTGAAAACCTATCAGAGTGCTTCAATTGAGATTCAGGGCTACACCAGTAAAGTGGGTACCAATGAATACAATCAGGAGCTGTCACAAAAGCGGGCTGAAGCCGTAGAGAAGAAACTGCTATCTTATGGCATTTCACCCAAACGTGTTCGCATTGTGGGTTATGGCGAAACTCGTCTGATCGATAATGGCGATAGCAACTCTGCGCACGCCGTGAACCGACGTGTGACGGCCACAGTGGTTGGCCTTAAAGAGAAAGTCGTCGAAGAATGGACCATCTTCTCGACACTGAAAAAGTAA
- a CDS encoding DUF2913 family protein — translation MSDYYLEIQNVVNSALAELDAEHRSGKLVNAPVANNHFLVHWVTKALKSQRFHRCVVDDLTRWQKAGRSKGNQSELLFTFKRISGYYASFFSGERDNTITDKKVEQFLDSMEQDGWEISTSEPLVDCGKVQIFTDGQNSLALCSVQCESCFDGVLLVKPMSWFVRGFHAGFVEKAAAAGFMLHKRTDYKSNVKYHGEYLIYPGNMGQQVAEIPLSFKAD, via the coding sequence GTGTCAGACTATTACTTGGAAATTCAGAATGTCGTGAACTCGGCATTGGCAGAGTTAGACGCTGAACATCGTTCAGGCAAACTGGTGAACGCACCAGTGGCCAACAATCACTTTTTAGTGCATTGGGTTACCAAGGCATTGAAGAGCCAACGTTTTCATCGCTGTGTGGTCGACGACTTAACGCGCTGGCAGAAAGCGGGCCGTTCAAAAGGCAATCAGTCGGAATTGCTGTTTACCTTTAAACGCATCTCTGGCTATTACGCGTCGTTTTTTAGCGGTGAACGTGACAACACCATCACTGATAAAAAAGTTGAGCAGTTTCTCGATAGCATGGAGCAGGACGGATGGGAAATCTCGACGTCTGAGCCGTTAGTCGATTGCGGTAAAGTGCAGATCTTTACTGACGGTCAGAACTCACTGGCACTGTGTTCCGTGCAATGTGAATCGTGCTTTGACGGTGTGTTGCTGGTTAAACCGATGAGCTGGTTTGTGCGCGGTTTCCATGCCGGATTTGTCGAGAAAGCTGCGGCAGCCGGATTTATGCTTCACAAGCGTACCGATTACAAATCGAACGTCAAATATCATGGTGAGTACCTGATTTACCCAGGCAACATGGGACAGCAGGTGGCAGAAATTCCGCTGTCGTTCAAAGCGGACTGA
- a CDS encoding DUF2867 domain-containing protein, whose amino-acid sequence MKKVLVLGASGYVGSQLLPQLLDEGYEVTAASRHTDYLTMRTAPHPNLTITPLDLADEAATLTLVPQFDLVFFLVHGMAQGHDFVDYELSLAHHFKNALDQSQVQHVIYLSALQPQTGNSEHLKARRETGDILRQSKVPVTELRAGVIIGPGSAAFEIMRDFVYNLPVLIAPKWVDSKANPIALANLNHYLLKLAQESPTGHQLFEAGGPDTLTYRDQFRVICELAGKPFRLWSTSLLTPRMASYWLGLVTSVPSSIGRALLAGLEHDYVANSSEIQQRYPQPLIRYFDAAKRTIEQEGTFVRSEVWGFDPGALNRWQPGFGYYPKQAGATITTEVSAHQLWAVIRTIGSREEGYFFANVLWRTREWLDLFFGGGKPVRRSPPGPELQVGDFIDSWKVIRSEPNRFLSLFFGMKGPGLGRLEFTIKEIEGRRELNVTAWWHPQGFLGLLYWFAMMPAHLFIFNGMVKAIVKKAQQKRL is encoded by the coding sequence ATGAAGAAAGTTCTAGTGCTGGGAGCCTCTGGCTACGTAGGTTCTCAATTGCTTCCACAACTCCTTGATGAAGGTTACGAGGTCACGGCAGCATCGCGCCATACTGACTACCTCACTATGCGCACCGCGCCTCACCCGAACCTGACCATCACTCCCCTCGACTTGGCGGATGAAGCCGCTACACTGACGCTGGTACCACAGTTTGATCTGGTATTTTTTCTGGTCCATGGCATGGCTCAGGGGCACGACTTTGTTGATTACGAACTCTCCCTCGCCCACCACTTTAAAAACGCGCTCGATCAAAGTCAGGTTCAGCACGTTATTTATCTAAGTGCGCTTCAACCACAAACCGGTAACTCCGAGCACCTCAAAGCCCGACGTGAAACCGGTGATATTCTGCGTCAATCCAAGGTTCCGGTCACTGAACTGCGTGCGGGTGTGATCATCGGTCCTGGCTCAGCTGCTTTTGAAATCATGCGCGATTTCGTCTACAACCTTCCCGTATTGATCGCGCCGAAATGGGTTGATTCCAAAGCCAATCCGATTGCGCTGGCGAACCTCAATCACTATTTGCTTAAACTGGCACAGGAATCTCCCACGGGCCATCAACTGTTTGAAGCGGGAGGACCCGATACCCTTACCTATCGTGATCAGTTTCGCGTGATCTGTGAACTGGCTGGTAAACCCTTTCGTTTGTGGTCTACTTCCCTGCTGACTCCGCGTATGGCTTCGTATTGGCTTGGTTTAGTCACGTCGGTGCCTTCGAGCATTGGCCGCGCCCTTCTGGCGGGGTTGGAGCATGACTATGTAGCTAACTCGAGTGAGATTCAGCAACGCTATCCGCAACCGTTAATCCGCTACTTTGACGCGGCGAAACGCACTATTGAGCAAGAAGGCACCTTTGTACGCAGTGAAGTCTGGGGCTTTGATCCGGGCGCACTGAATCGTTGGCAGCCGGGGTTTGGCTATTATCCTAAACAGGCGGGCGCAACCATCACCACCGAGGTTAGCGCGCACCAGTTGTGGGCCGTCATCCGCACCATCGGCAGCCGTGAAGAAGGTTACTTCTTTGCCAATGTACTATGGCGCACCCGTGAATGGCTCGATCTATTCTTTGGCGGCGGCAAACCCGTTCGTCGCAGCCCGCCGGGTCCAGAGCTGCAAGTGGGTGATTTCATTGACTCGTGGAAAGTCATCCGTAGCGAACCCAATCGTTTTTTGTCACTGTTCTTTGGTATGAAAGGCCCGGGGCTTGGCCGCCTAGAATTTACGATTAAGGAAATTGAAGGCAGACGCGAGCTCAATGTAACCGCATGGTGGCACCCGCAGGGATTCCTTGGCTTGTTGTATTGGTTCGCCATGATGCCCGCCCATCTGTTCATCTTTAACGGTATGGTGAAAGCCATCGTGAAAAAGGCGCAACAAAAAAGGCTCTGA
- a CDS encoding ABC transporter ATP-binding protein produces MLQLKDLSKGYVDGDEFHPVLQGAQLTLNRGDQLALMGESGSGKSTLLNLIAGLDTVDSGEIWFPDFAMHNNAEHKRTAFRRNNIGHIFQQFNLLPTLNIADNIRFCRQLKGLPEDPGLWRQILSALDLMPLLGRYPEEVSGGQQQRAAIARALYMEPTLLLADEPTGSLDERNAEAVMRLLTTLARQLDCTLLLVTHSEKVAQHMEGCIRLQGGQLHVMARS; encoded by the coding sequence ATGTTACAACTGAAAGACCTGTCCAAAGGCTATGTGGATGGTGATGAATTCCACCCTGTTTTACAGGGGGCGCAGTTGACGTTAAATCGTGGCGATCAGTTAGCATTGATGGGAGAAAGTGGCTCGGGTAAGAGTACACTGCTCAATTTGATTGCGGGGCTGGATACTGTCGATTCTGGTGAAATCTGGTTCCCCGATTTCGCGATGCACAATAACGCTGAACACAAACGTACCGCGTTTCGTCGTAATAATATTGGTCATATCTTTCAACAGTTTAACCTGTTGCCAACGCTGAATATCGCAGACAACATTCGTTTTTGCCGCCAACTGAAAGGCTTACCGGAAGATCCGGGCTTGTGGCGTCAGATTTTGTCAGCGCTGGATTTAATGCCGCTGCTTGGACGTTATCCGGAAGAAGTCTCCGGTGGTCAGCAGCAACGCGCAGCGATCGCCCGCGCTCTGTATATGGAGCCGACGTTGCTGCTCGCCGATGAACCGACAGGTAGCTTGGATGAGCGTAATGCAGAAGCAGTGATGCGTTTGCTGACGACGTTGGCAAGGCAACTGGATTGCACTCTGTTGCTAGTGACGCACAGTGAAAAAGTGGCGCAACACATGGAAGGTTGCATTCGTCTCCAGGGAGGACAACTTCATGTTATGGCCCGTAGTTAA
- the nhaA gene encoding Na+/H+ antiporter NhaA produces MTDMIRDFFKLESAGGILLVIAAAIAMAIANSPLNEIYQGSLHSYVFGMSVSHWINDGLMAVFFLLIGLEVKRELLEGALKSRETAIFPAIAAVGGMLAPALIYVLFNSGDAEAIQGWAIPAATDIAFALGIMALLGKRVPLSLKVFLLALAIIDDLGVVVIIALFYTSDLSTIALTVGFIMTAVLFMLNAKHVTKLSAYLIVGLILWVAVLKSGVHATLAGVVIGFAIPLKGNKGEHSPLKHLEHALHPYVAFGILPLFAFANAGISLEGVSFSSLASTLPLGVALGLLIGKPLGIFSFSVIAVKAGVAKLPEGINFKHIFAVSVLCGIGFTMSIFISSLAFGSANVDYDTYARLGILMGSTTAAILGYVLLRLSLPKVAK; encoded by the coding sequence ATGACTGACATGATTCGCGACTTCTTCAAGCTGGAGTCGGCTGGGGGGATTCTTCTGGTGATCGCAGCCGCGATTGCTATGGCTATTGCTAACTCACCATTAAACGAAATTTATCAGGGCTCACTGCACAGCTATGTGTTTGGTATGTCTGTATCTCACTGGATCAACGATGGTTTGATGGCGGTGTTCTTCCTGTTGATTGGCTTGGAAGTAAAGCGTGAGCTATTAGAAGGCGCACTTAAGTCGCGTGAAACGGCGATCTTCCCGGCGATCGCGGCAGTGGGCGGTATGTTGGCTCCGGCACTGATTTATGTACTGTTCAACTCTGGTGATGCGGAAGCCATTCAGGGGTGGGCGATTCCGGCGGCAACCGATATTGCGTTTGCCTTGGGTATCATGGCGCTATTGGGTAAGCGTGTTCCGTTGAGCCTGAAAGTGTTCTTGCTGGCACTGGCGATTATCGATGACCTGGGTGTAGTGGTGATCATCGCCCTGTTCTACACCAGTGATTTATCGACGATTGCGCTGACCGTTGGCTTCATCATGACCGCTGTCCTGTTCATGCTCAACGCCAAACATGTCACCAAACTCAGTGCGTATCTGATTGTGGGTTTGATTCTGTGGGTGGCGGTATTGAAATCGGGCGTACACGCAACACTGGCGGGTGTGGTGATTGGCTTTGCGATCCCACTAAAAGGTAACAAAGGCGAACACTCGCCGCTGAAGCACCTGGAACATGCACTTCATCCATATGTTGCGTTCGGTATTCTGCCATTGTTTGCCTTCGCTAACGCGGGTATCTCACTGGAAGGTGTATCGTTCTCTAGCTTGGCGTCAACCTTACCATTGGGTGTCGCGTTGGGTCTGTTAATTGGTAAGCCACTGGGTATTTTCAGCTTCAGTGTGATAGCGGTGAAAGCCGGGGTAGCAAAGCTACCAGAAGGTATTAACTTCAAGCATATCTTCGCGGTGTCTGTCCTGTGTGGTATCGGTTTTACCATGTCTATCTTCATCTCTTCACTGGCGTTTGGCAGTGCGAATGTTGATTACGATACCTATGCACGATTGGGTATCCTGATGGGTTCTACTACCGCGGCGATATTGGGTTATGTGTTGTTAAGGCTGTCGCTGCCGAAAGTCGCCAAGTAA
- a CDS encoding TolC family outer membrane protein — protein MLLPFQASAQTLEQAVALALANNPQIKASYNQFVSNVKDSDAAGGAYLPTIDLDAGIGYEGIRPADSTGNDDTDLTRKEASIILNQLLWDGNATLNDMDRTAADAESVRLQLLDDASNLALEVTKVYLNAVKAKEVLALSESNLAVHKKIYRDIKKRVDSGVGSTADLTQVEARIAKAQGNLLAAQNNLFDTHTQFRRLVGQEPLGLLYPRADVSKIPLSLTDALVDAFDNHPVIKIASADVDSARFQYKQSKGPNYPTLSLEARQTWRDDAGGDEGSASETVAMLRLKYNLYNGGSDSDRTESAAYQLNKAKDLRDNAYREIEESLRLSWSALDLTLQQKNFLADHVDSASQTVIAYEKQYRIGQRTLLDLLNTENELFEARKDYLDANYAEQYAKYRVMNAIGVLIDALLVDVPEEWTKKVEY, from the coding sequence TTGTTATTACCTTTTCAAGCGTCAGCTCAAACTCTGGAACAGGCTGTCGCACTTGCTTTAGCAAACAATCCTCAAATCAAAGCGAGCTACAACCAATTCGTTAGTAATGTCAAAGACAGTGATGCCGCAGGCGGTGCGTATCTGCCAACGATCGATTTAGATGCCGGCATCGGTTATGAGGGTATTCGTCCGGCTGATTCAACGGGTAATGACGACACCGATCTGACCAGAAAAGAAGCCAGCATCATTCTTAATCAACTTTTATGGGACGGTAACGCCACGCTGAACGATATGGATCGCACAGCGGCCGATGCAGAATCCGTTCGCTTACAACTTCTGGACGATGCTTCCAACCTTGCCTTGGAAGTCACCAAAGTGTATCTGAATGCCGTCAAAGCCAAGGAAGTTCTGGCGCTGTCAGAGAGCAACCTCGCCGTACATAAAAAAATCTACCGCGACATCAAAAAGCGCGTAGATTCCGGCGTGGGGTCAACCGCAGACTTAACGCAAGTTGAGGCGCGGATCGCCAAAGCTCAGGGCAACTTACTTGCAGCGCAAAACAATTTGTTTGATACCCACACTCAGTTCCGTCGTCTGGTAGGTCAGGAACCGTTGGGACTGCTCTACCCGCGTGCGGATGTATCTAAAATTCCGCTCTCTCTGACCGATGCTTTAGTGGACGCATTCGATAATCACCCCGTGATTAAGATTGCTTCAGCGGATGTCGACTCAGCCCGTTTTCAATACAAACAATCCAAAGGCCCGAACTACCCGACGCTATCTTTAGAAGCACGACAAACCTGGCGGGATGATGCCGGTGGTGACGAAGGCAGTGCCAGCGAAACCGTGGCAATGCTGCGCCTGAAATACAATCTGTACAATGGTGGCAGCGATAGCGATCGCACTGAAAGTGCCGCTTATCAGCTAAACAAAGCCAAAGATCTCCGTGACAACGCGTATCGCGAAATCGAAGAAAGTCTGCGTTTATCGTGGAGTGCTTTGGATTTGACCTTGCAACAGAAAAACTTCCTTGCTGACCACGTAGACTCTGCATCACAAACCGTTATTGCCTACGAAAAGCAATACCGCATTGGTCAACGTACCCTGCTTGATTTGCTCAACACCGAAAATGAGCTATTCGAAGCGCGTAAAGATTATCTGGATGCCAACTACGCCGAACAGTATGCCAAGTACCGAGTCATGAACGCGATTGGGGTACTGATTGATGCGCTATTGGTTGATGTTCCTGAAGAATGGACGAAGAAAGTGGAGTACTGA
- a CDS encoding lipocalin-like domain-containing protein has product MMTMKKGMRLILATLFFALVFSLVGYLMREIYLSTQLQSSSDEIHAALSSQQHQVYEPVLPNKAVILPDDFAFHPQFQHEWWHFFANVKDASGQQYGVQWSYFRIANDDRNTIGWQSPQLYLSHTVISTRDHVWREQRMARGGIGQAGMSNQPFRLWIDNWDWRSLGNGPLPGLLSVVTDSFGVSLQMTASGPYVLPGDKGYQTKHDLLPVASYNVQAPFIQVRGELQLSKNSAPVKVEGSAWVSKEWGSGLLAEGQQGWDWFVLKLDKQTTLTVSRYRHAQQLPYVFGTLATNDGKVMSLRESDINITPVHLTSLANGKMVPLQWHISIPSKNINLTTSVLNQHLWLPFALPYWEGPIYTVGSHNAEGFMQLTGY; this is encoded by the coding sequence ATGATGACGATGAAAAAAGGCATGAGGTTAATTCTGGCGACGCTGTTTTTTGCGTTAGTCTTTTCTCTCGTTGGCTACTTGATGCGTGAGATTTATCTGTCGACGCAGTTACAATCGAGCAGCGATGAAATTCATGCGGCGTTGTCTTCACAGCAACATCAGGTTTATGAACCAGTTCTGCCCAATAAAGCGGTGATTCTGCCGGACGATTTTGCTTTCCACCCACAATTTCAGCATGAATGGTGGCACTTCTTTGCCAATGTTAAGGATGCCAGCGGTCAGCAATATGGTGTTCAGTGGAGCTATTTCCGTATTGCCAATGATGATCGAAACACCATTGGCTGGCAAAGCCCGCAACTGTATCTGTCGCATACCGTCATTTCCACTCGCGACCACGTTTGGCGAGAGCAACGAATGGCACGCGGTGGCATCGGTCAGGCTGGCATGAGTAATCAACCGTTTCGTCTTTGGATTGATAACTGGGACTGGCGCTCCTTAGGTAACGGACCGTTACCCGGATTGTTAAGTGTGGTCACTGACTCATTTGGTGTGTCGTTGCAAATGACGGCGTCCGGGCCTTATGTGCTGCCCGGCGACAAGGGTTATCAAACCAAACACGATCTGTTACCGGTTGCTTCATACAATGTGCAGGCACCGTTTATTCAGGTGCGTGGCGAGCTGCAGCTCAGTAAAAACTCAGCGCCAGTGAAAGTTGAAGGCTCTGCCTGGGTCAGTAAAGAGTGGGGCAGTGGCCTGTTGGCGGAAGGTCAGCAGGGCTGGGACTGGTTTGTTCTCAAGCTTGACAAGCAGACTACGCTGACGGTTAGCCGTTATCGTCATGCGCAGCAGTTGCCTTATGTGTTTGGCACTCTGGCAACCAATGACGGCAAAGTGATGTCACTGCGCGAATCGGATATCAACATTACACCTGTTCATCTGACGTCCTTAGCCAACGGTAAGATGGTTCCGTTGCAGTGGCATATTTCCATTCCGAGTAAAAACATTAACCTCACGACCAGTGTTTTAAATCAACATCTCTGGTTGCCTTTTGCCCTGCCGTACTGGGAGGGGCCTATCTATACCGTTGGTTCGCATAATGCGGAAGGTTTTATGCAGTTGACCGGCTATTAG